Proteins from a single region of Lysinibacillus sp. JNUCC-52:
- a CDS encoding class I SAM-dependent methyltransferase, with protein sequence MNEQQFDKLLHINTIGEQYGFPKLAHYHRYEPTPYAGLEQLFTQYDLPENPVFIDMGCGKGRVPIYIHHKFHTPAIGIEMDAGFYAEAEHNKESYCRKNGSQNAISFVHTIAENYKIQPCDNVFFFFNPFSINIFRTVIHHIWESFEQNMRDIHIILYYPPYDYLQFLHHGTPFELIHEVHLENETNINERLCVFALKKA encoded by the coding sequence ATGAATGAACAACAGTTTGATAAACTTTTGCACATTAATACGATTGGGGAACAATATGGCTTTCCTAAACTAGCTCATTACCATCGATATGAGCCAACCCCCTATGCTGGATTAGAGCAATTATTTACACAATATGATTTGCCAGAAAATCCAGTGTTTATTGATATGGGTTGTGGAAAAGGAAGGGTCCCTATTTATATTCATCATAAATTCCACACTCCAGCAATCGGAATAGAAATGGACGCAGGTTTTTACGCGGAAGCAGAGCATAATAAGGAGAGCTATTGCCGAAAAAATGGCTCGCAAAATGCCATTTCTTTTGTTCATACTATTGCGGAAAACTACAAGATACAGCCATGTGATAATGTTTTTTTCTTTTTTAATCCGTTCTCCATTAATATATTTCGAACTGTCATTCATCATATATGGGAGTCTTTTGAGCAAAATATGCGTGATATTCATATTATTTTATATTACCCACCATATGATTATTTGCAGTTTTTACATCACGGTACACCTTTTGAATTAATACATGAGGTACATCTAGAAAATGAAACAAATATAAATGAACGTCTTTGCGTGTTTGCCTTAAAAAAGGCTTAA
- a CDS encoding cryptochrome/photolyase family protein — protein MIKKTIVLFRNDLRVDDHPALWHAANTGTILPLYIQHDQTHEQNSAQDYWTYYSLQNLQSTFSNYDVPLILRKGDVISQVLQLALDTQANAVYFNERFSQTERAEDERLANILQANDIEVKAFYGDTLFDVTSIRNQQNKPYAIFTSFYKRCLQEQARKPLGRPANMRAFPINVSSLTLDQLQLLNGNWYSKFRNYWRPGMDGALDQWELFIKGGLYDYKDKRDDLTKETISKMSPFIALGNISIRFLWASCQELIEVEADPAFAQQIESFLRQLIWREFSIYQLLSYPSFTTLSLRSNFQHFEWEPNSLYLHAWKKGQTGYPLVDAGMRELWETGYMHNRVRMVVASFLVKHLLQPWQEGYDWFEHTLLDFNAANNAMGWQWVSGTGIDSAPYFRIFNPSLQGEKFDIDGIYIKKWVPELANLPSKYIHAPQTAPTAILEQANIILGDTYPLPIVDHKTARARALERYNAIKKA, from the coding sequence ATGATAAAAAAAACAATTGTGCTATTTCGCAATGATTTACGGGTAGATGATCACCCAGCTCTATGGCATGCAGCCAATACAGGGACCATCTTACCTCTTTATATTCAACATGACCAAACGCATGAGCAAAACTCGGCTCAAGATTATTGGACGTACTATTCGCTTCAAAATCTTCAATCTACATTTAGTAATTATGACGTCCCGCTCATTTTACGAAAGGGAGATGTCATTTCACAAGTACTTCAATTGGCATTAGATACGCAAGCTAACGCTGTATATTTTAATGAGCGCTTTAGTCAAACTGAGCGTGCTGAAGATGAGCGTTTAGCCAATATATTACAAGCAAACGATATTGAAGTAAAAGCATTTTATGGTGATACATTATTTGATGTCACTTCCATTCGAAATCAACAAAACAAACCATATGCCATCTTCACATCATTTTATAAACGCTGTTTACAGGAGCAAGCTCGAAAGCCACTTGGACGTCCTGCTAATATGCGCGCTTTTCCTATCAATGTATCATCTTTAACATTAGATCAATTGCAGCTGCTGAATGGAAACTGGTATAGCAAGTTTCGCAATTATTGGCGCCCTGGAATGGATGGTGCATTGGACCAATGGGAGCTTTTCATAAAGGGTGGCTTATATGACTACAAGGACAAGCGAGATGATTTAACCAAGGAAACCATTTCTAAAATGTCCCCATTTATTGCACTAGGTAATATTAGTATTCGTTTTCTGTGGGCCTCTTGTCAGGAGTTAATAGAAGTTGAGGCTGACCCTGCGTTCGCTCAACAAATCGAAAGTTTTTTAAGACAACTTATATGGCGAGAGTTTTCAATTTATCAGCTACTGTCCTATCCTTCATTTACTACCCTCTCATTACGTAGTAATTTTCAGCATTTTGAATGGGAACCTAATTCTCTTTATCTTCATGCATGGAAAAAAGGCCAAACAGGGTACCCTTTAGTGGATGCAGGTATGCGTGAGCTTTGGGAGACTGGCTATATGCATAACCGAGTAAGAATGGTCGTTGCCTCATTTCTAGTAAAACATTTACTACAACCATGGCAAGAAGGCTATGACTGGTTTGAACATACACTACTTGACTTTAATGCAGCTAATAATGCAATGGGTTGGCAGTGGGTAAGCGGCACGGGTATCGATTCCGCTCCTTATTTCCGTATTTTCAATCCTTCCTTACAAGGAGAGAAATTCGATATAGATGGTATATATATAAAAAAATGGGTACCAGAATTAGCAAACCTACCTTCAAAATATATACATGCACCGCAAACAGCACCCACTGCTATTTTAGAGCAGGCTAATATCATATTAGGCGATACCTATCCATTGCCCATCGTTGACCATAAAACAGCACGAGCCCGTGCATTAGAGCGATACAACGCCATAAAAAAAGCTTAG
- a CDS encoding ABC transporter substrate-binding protein produces MREYNKLKKFGSLLVASSLLAGVLAGCGAGDGDTNSGGSSSGGGSKDGDTIKIGANLELSGNVASYGSSIGLGAELAVKEINDAGGIDGKKIELIKVDNKSENSEATAAAIKLATQDKVVAMLAPATSGNTVATVQIANDNKIPIVTGSGTAPNITVNDDGSINEYAFRTCFIDPFQGIVAANFASGELGAKNVAIFGDNASDYAKGLAKSFKDTITKSGGKVVKEEAYVAKDTDFRTQLTNIKSANPDFIFIPGYYEEVGLIVKQAREMGITVPLMGADGWDSPTLIDLAGADALNNTFITNHYSAEDPDQKIQDFVKSFKAANGDKAPDAFNALGYDSIYYIADAIKRAGSTDGEAIKNALAETKDLSLVTGTFSVDENHNPIKTATVLEFKDGKQVFNSKVNP; encoded by the coding sequence ATGAGAGAATACAATAAGCTTAAAAAGTTCGGTTCGCTTCTAGTAGCTTCTTCACTTCTTGCAGGTGTACTTGCAGGTTGCGGTGCTGGAGACGGTGATACAAATTCAGGAGGCTCTTCATCAGGTGGTGGCTCAAAAGATGGAGATACAATTAAAATCGGTGCCAACTTGGAGCTTTCAGGTAACGTAGCTTCATACGGTTCATCAATCGGCTTAGGTGCAGAATTAGCGGTAAAAGAAATTAATGATGCAGGCGGTATTGATGGCAAGAAGATTGAACTTATTAAAGTAGATAACAAATCAGAAAACTCAGAGGCAACTGCGGCAGCTATTAAACTAGCAACGCAAGATAAAGTAGTAGCGATGCTAGCTCCTGCAACATCTGGTAATACCGTTGCAACTGTTCAAATCGCAAACGATAATAAAATTCCGATTGTTACTGGTTCAGGTACAGCTCCAAATATTACAGTAAATGACGATGGCAGCATTAATGAATATGCTTTCCGTACTTGTTTCATTGACCCATTCCAAGGGATTGTGGCTGCAAACTTTGCATCAGGTGAACTAGGTGCGAAAAACGTAGCCATCTTTGGAGATAATGCTTCTGATTATGCAAAAGGTTTAGCAAAATCATTTAAAGATACAATCACTAAAAGCGGTGGGAAAGTTGTAAAAGAGGAAGCTTATGTAGCGAAAGATACAGACTTCCGTACACAATTAACGAATATTAAATCAGCAAATCCAGACTTTATCTTTATTCCTGGATACTATGAAGAAGTTGGTCTGATTGTAAAACAGGCGCGTGAAATGGGTATTACAGTTCCACTTATGGGAGCAGACGGTTGGGATTCTCCAACTTTAATTGATTTAGCTGGAGCAGATGCACTGAATAATACGTTTATTACAAACCACTACTCTGCAGAAGACCCAGATCAAAAAATTCAAGACTTTGTAAAATCATTTAAAGCAGCGAATGGCGATAAAGCACCAGATGCATTTAACGCACTTGGCTATGATTCAATTTACTACATTGCAGATGCTATTAAACGTGCAGGCTCTACTGACGGTGAAGCAATTAAAAATGCATTAGCTGAAACAAAAGATCTTTCTTTAGTAACAGGTACTTTCTCAGTTGACGAAAACCATAACCCAATTAAAACAGCAACGGTTCTTGAATTTAAAGACGGTAAACAA